In a single window of the Candidatus Bathyarchaeota archaeon genome:
- a CDS encoding ORC1-type DNA replication protein translates to MEENKDQSGIDIIKKAMERPSIFKDEKPLSLEFIPSKLHHRENEFLTLAQIFKSVMEKPSTTSQRVLISGDIGTGKTVLSQRFGMDIENKAKSEGAKIKYLHINCREHRGSFFMILNRVITEFISGFPQRGFSTEELIQTLLSLLDDKDTHLILALDEFDTLLNSREDDEVNTLYSLTRIQEGRLNAPVRLSLICIVRDLSLLNRLDKSTLSVLQQNVIKLDNYSSDQLKTILKDRADLAFKEGAISLETTNLIADLASIPGDARYAIELVWKAGKCADLEGDKMVVPKHVRKAAETMYSPIRQEYLDPLVIHEKLILIALSRLLERDESAYATMGEVEKMYELVCEEYKEKPRAHTQFWTYIKNLDSCGILSTQISGKGVRGKTTLIGLTSPSPSIVEKQLQNSLKERLKNN, encoded by the coding sequence ATGGAAGAAAATAAGGATCAATCAGGAATTGATATTATAAAAAAGGCCATGGAAAGGCCATCTATATTTAAGGATGAAAAACCCCTTTCTTTGGAGTTTATTCCTTCTAAACTTCATCATAGAGAAAATGAATTTCTCACTTTAGCACAAATTTTTAAATCTGTTATGGAAAAACCCAGCACTACAAGTCAACGAGTTCTTATATCTGGAGATATAGGCACAGGAAAAACAGTTCTCTCACAACGTTTTGGTATGGATATTGAGAATAAAGCGAAGAGTGAGGGCGCGAAGATAAAATATTTGCATATAAACTGCCGAGAACACAGGGGAAGTTTCTTTATGATTCTTAATAGAGTAATAACTGAATTCATAAGTGGCTTTCCACAAAGAGGTTTTTCAACCGAAGAGCTTATTCAGACTCTGTTAAGTCTTTTAGATGATAAAGACACTCACTTAATTCTTGCTTTGGATGAATTCGATACTTTATTAAATTCTAGAGAGGATGATGAGGTTAATACCTTATATAGTTTGACTAGAATTCAAGAAGGAAGATTAAACGCCCCTGTAAGACTCTCTTTAATTTGCATAGTGAGAGACTTGAGCTTACTGAACCGTCTTGATAAAAGCACTCTCAGCGTACTTCAACAGAATGTAATAAAGTTAGATAATTATTCTTCTGATCAGTTAAAGACAATTCTCAAAGATAGAGCGGATTTAGCTTTTAAAGAAGGAGCAATATCACTAGAGACCACTAATCTAATAGCCGATCTAGCATCAATTCCTGGAGACGCAAGATATGCTATAGAGCTGGTTTGGAAAGCTGGTAAATGTGCGGACCTAGAAGGAGATAAAATGGTAGTGCCAAAACACGTTCGCAAGGCAGCAGAAACTATGTATTCACCAATCAGGCAAGAATATCTTGATCCACTTGTGATTCATGAAAAATTGATTTTAATAGCTTTATCAAGATTGTTAGAGAGAGATGAGTCAGCTTATGCAACAATGGGCGAGGTTGAGAAGATGTATGAGTTAGTGTGCGAAGAATATAAAGAGAAGCCAAGAGCACATACGCAATTCTGGACTTATATAAAGAATCTAGATTCTTGCGGAATTCTATCAACTCAAATATCTGGAAAAGGAGTACGAGGGAAAACCACTCTTATTGGTTTAACTTCGCCTTCCCCTTCTATTGTTGAGAAACAGCTTCAGAACTCTCTCAAAGAGAGATTAAAAAACAACTAA
- the moaC gene encoding cyclic pyranopterin monophosphate synthase MoaC, whose amino-acid sequence MKRFKMVDISNKDEVFREATVIGRIKLRPETIKLISDGKIEKGDPLAVAEIAAILSAKNTPQIIPFCHPIPISNVQTEAKIHENYIEVEISVRSSAKTGVEMEALVAASTYLLTVWDMVKKVEKDADGQFPETSIENIKVKEKKKAKT is encoded by the coding sequence ATGAAAAGATTCAAAATGGTAGATATTTCCAATAAAGATGAAGTATTTAGAGAAGCTACTGTAATTGGAAGAATTAAGCTTAGACCCGAAACCATTAAATTGATATCTGATGGAAAAATCGAAAAAGGAGATCCACTAGCTGTAGCTGAGATAGCTGCTATTTTGTCTGCTAAGAATACACCACAGATAATTCCTTTTTGTCATCCAATTCCTATTAGTAATGTTCAAACTGAAGCAAAGATACATGAGAATTATATTGAAGTAGAAATAAGTGTCCGTAGTTCAGCTAAAACTGGAGTAGAGATGGAAGCATTAGTAGCTGCTTCTACTTATCTACTCACAGTTTGGGATATGGTAAAAAAGGTTGAAAAGGACGCTGATGGTCAATTCCCTGAAACATCTATAGAAAATATTAAAGTGAAAGAAAAGAAGAAGGCCAAAACATAA
- a CDS encoding MogA/MoaB family molybdenum cofactor biosynthesis protein: MSKTVADHRSKSPLKISISIITCSSSKFNEKMHDKSVDDPSGDIIEELLKKKGHSIVNRRLILDDKKMIQKAVKEVLHDTKIEAIIITGGTGIAPRDVTIESIKEFLDKEIPGFGELFRKMSFDEIGSAAMMTRALAGIANNKPIFCMPGSPNAVEKAMECLIIPEIGHVIKHAKGI; encoded by the coding sequence ATGAGTAAAACCGTTGCTGATCATAGATCAAAATCACCGCTTAAAATTTCAATTTCAATAATTACATGTAGCTCTTCAAAATTCAATGAAAAAATGCATGACAAATCAGTTGATGATCCTTCTGGCGATATTATTGAAGAATTACTCAAGAAAAAAGGCCATTCAATTGTTAATAGGAGACTTATACTTGATGATAAGAAAATGATTCAGAAAGCAGTAAAAGAAGTGCTACATGATACTAAAATAGAAGCAATAATAATTACAGGCGGAACTGGGATAGCCCCTCGCGATGTCACTATAGAATCAATTAAAGAATTCTTGGATAAGGAGATTCCAGGATTCGGGGAATTATTTAGAAAAATGAGCTTTGATGAGATAGGATCCGCTGCAATGATGACAAGGGCTTTAGCTGGCATAGCGAATAATAAACCAATTTTTTGCATGCCCGGTTCACCAAATGCTGTTGAAAAAGCAATGGAATGTTTAATAATACCGGAAATCGGACATGTAATAAAGCATGCTAAAGGTATTTAG
- the moaA gene encoding GTP 3',8-cyclase MoaA, with the protein MVVKDNYGRPIHNIRISITQKCDLNCFYCHKEGHDSVANEMTHDEILNIIRIASDFGIKRVKITGGEPLLRHDLPKIIRSISNIEEIEDISLVTNARTLSDNLALELRDKGLNRININLPSINEETYNKILGVGLDPALDGVKAAVNSELNPVKVNMVLLYGINSDEVYSMIDFTKKEGVILQLIELEPLKINDDTHKKYFFPLVNIEKEIAKQAENVFTRKLMQNRKVYTLKNGTKIEFVRPVDNTEFCLHCTRMRLTSDGKLKPCLMSSDDLVDILTPLRNGEDEDKLKKLFLQAIKSRRPFYSKQKLNCPK; encoded by the coding sequence ATGGTCGTCAAGGACAATTATGGAAGACCAATCCATAACATTCGCATATCGATAACGCAAAAATGCGATCTTAATTGTTTTTATTGTCATAAAGAAGGTCATGATTCAGTAGCCAATGAAATGACTCATGACGAAATACTAAACATAATTAGAATAGCCTCTGACTTCGGAATTAAAAGGGTAAAAATAACAGGCGGAGAACCCCTTCTAAGACATGATTTACCTAAAATCATACGATCTATTTCCAACATAGAAGAGATAGAGGATATATCCCTTGTCACCAATGCTAGAACGCTTTCAGACAATTTAGCATTAGAACTAAGAGATAAAGGATTGAATAGAATAAATATTAACCTGCCTTCAATAAATGAAGAGACTTACAATAAGATTTTAGGAGTGGGATTAGACCCTGCTTTAGATGGGGTAAAGGCTGCTGTTAATTCAGAACTCAACCCTGTAAAGGTAAATATGGTCCTTCTTTATGGGATAAATAGCGATGAAGTCTATTCGATGATAGACTTTACAAAAAAGGAAGGAGTTATACTTCAGTTAATAGAATTAGAACCGCTGAAGATAAACGATGACACTCACAAAAAGTATTTTTTCCCTCTTGTAAATATTGAGAAAGAAATCGCAAAGCAAGCAGAAAATGTATTTACAAGAAAATTAATGCAAAATAGAAAAGTCTACACGTTAAAAAATGGAACAAAAATAGAATTTGTTAGACCAGTAGATAATACAGAATTTTGCCTTCATTGTACAAGGATGAGATTAACCAGCGATGGTAAATTAAAACCATGTTTAATGTCATCAGATGATTTAGTAGATATATTAACGCCATTAAGAAATGGTGAAGATGAAGATAAATTAAAGAAATTATTTTTACAGGCTATTAAATCCAGAAGGCCTTTCTATAGTAAACAGAAATTGAACTGCCCAAAATAA
- a CDS encoding MFS transporter: protein MLSRKWIIFILTATFYFVAYFHRISITIIAEDLMRDFLATATSIGLFSSLYFITYGVMQIPSGLLIDKFGSRKSLSVFCLTASVGTLVFAISQDLVIAMLGRALVGLGVSIAFICATKLIAFWFDVKSFASLIGILVSIGNSAALIGSAPFAILVTGIGWRTSFLLIAGGTLLLTISLLIWVRDRPNGMYNPKSSQSSSPKNFKMKTESPFLGMWSAFKNRDFWLVAFPPMFFVGSFFCFQGLWGMPYLMQVHGLNKIESSIMIMMIGLGFFLGAPFWGLVSDKLNTTRKRIFVTGVIFYTFIWFVLISPVIGELISYFSIILFLMGFFFGVMPLSIVMITELFPLRMIGAVTGSANTFPFIGIALFQIIFGYLLDRFGLIGVVDGIRIFSESSYQLGLTFCFISLIFATLIALFIRESE, encoded by the coding sequence ATGCTATCCCGAAAATGGATAATCTTTATTTTAACTGCAACTTTTTATTTTGTAGCCTATTTTCATAGAATATCTATAACGATTATTGCAGAAGATTTGATGAGAGATTTCTTAGCTACTGCCACATCAATCGGTCTTTTTTCTTCACTCTATTTCATAACCTATGGAGTTATGCAGATCCCTTCAGGATTATTAATAGATAAATTCGGCTCTAGAAAATCATTATCCGTTTTCTGCTTAACTGCTTCAGTTGGAACTCTAGTATTCGCAATATCACAAGATTTAGTTATTGCGATGCTAGGCAGAGCTTTAGTAGGTTTAGGTGTTTCTATCGCATTTATTTGCGCTACTAAACTTATAGCATTTTGGTTTGATGTCAAAAGTTTTGCCAGTCTTATTGGAATCCTTGTGTCTATAGGTAATAGTGCAGCGCTTATTGGTTCAGCTCCATTCGCAATTTTAGTTACTGGAATTGGATGGCGAACATCATTTCTATTAATCGCTGGGGGAACTTTGTTATTGACAATATCTCTTTTGATTTGGGTTAGAGATAGACCAAATGGAATGTATAATCCTAAAAGTTCTCAATCATCATCTCCTAAGAATTTTAAAATGAAAACCGAAAGCCCATTCTTGGGAATGTGGTCTGCATTTAAGAATAGGGACTTTTGGTTAGTAGCTTTTCCCCCTATGTTTTTCGTCGGTTCTTTTTTTTGTTTTCAAGGATTATGGGGAATGCCCTATTTAATGCAGGTTCATGGTCTAAATAAGATTGAAAGCAGTATTATGATAATGATGATAGGTTTAGGTTTCTTCTTAGGGGCGCCTTTTTGGGGATTGGTTTCAGATAAATTGAATACTACTAGGAAGAGAATCTTTGTAACTGGAGTGATTTTTTACACTTTTATTTGGTTTGTGTTAATATCGCCTGTTATTGGAGAATTGATTTCATATTTTTCGATCATTCTTTTTCTAATGGGTTTTTTCTTTGGTGTAATGCCATTAAGCATTGTAATGATAACAGAATTGTTTCCATTGAGAATGATAGGTGCAGTTACAGGAAGCGCAAATACATTTCCTTTTATCGGAATAGCATTATTCCAAATAATATTTGGGTATCTTCTAGATAGATTTGGATTAATTGGTGTAGTTGATGGCATCAGAATATTTTCTGAAAGTTCTTATCAACTCGGATTGACTTTCTGTTTTATATCTTTAATATTTGCGACATTAATTGCTTTATTCATAAGGGAATCAGAATAA
- a CDS encoding thermonuclease family protein, whose amino-acid sequence MISLRNQPIENIDSKPALIDDFYKVTKVIDGDTIILEDGRKIRLLGIDAPERGYPYYNKSKSFLSNLILDREVRLESDLVDKDDHGRFLRYIYVDSTFVNEQLVKEGLANAFMISDLKYEKQLSEAESYAREYEFGMWKINADQAANMYIIDFHYDAYDNDDYNLNDEYITFGYRGDNPINLTGWTIKDGTDTVFEFPIYFLQPGGKVTIHTGIGVNREDSLYWNSKTPIWGNKGDVLYLRNREGDLVILYE is encoded by the coding sequence ATGATATCATTAAGAAATCAACCTATAGAAAATATTGACTCTAAACCTGCCTTAATAGATGATTTCTATAAAGTGACAAAAGTCATAGATGGGGATACAATAATTCTTGAAGATGGCAGAAAAATCAGATTACTCGGAATTGATGCGCCAGAAAGAGGATACCCGTATTACAACAAATCTAAATCTTTTTTGTCAAACTTAATATTGGATAGAGAAGTTCGACTTGAATCAGATTTAGTTGACAAAGATGATCATGGTCGTTTTCTCCGTTATATATATGTAGATAGTACTTTTGTCAATGAACAATTGGTTAAAGAGGGTTTAGCAAACGCATTCATGATATCTGATTTGAAGTACGAGAAACAACTAAGTGAAGCCGAATCCTATGCTAGGGAATATGAATTTGGAATGTGGAAAATAAATGCTGACCAAGCTGCCAATATGTACATAATTGATTTTCATTATGATGCATACGATAATGATGATTATAACCTAAATGATGAGTATATTACCTTTGGTTATAGGGGCGATAATCCCATAAATCTAACAGGATGGACAATAAAAGATGGCACAGATACGGTCTTTGAATTTCCAATTTATTTTTTACAACCGGGAGGCAAAGTAACAATTCATACAGGAATTGGAGTCAACAGGGAAGATTCTCTATACTGGAATAGTAAAACTCCGATATGGGGAAATAAGGGAGATGTCTTATATCTTAGAAATAGAGAGGGAGATTTAGTAATACTTTATGAGTAA
- a CDS encoding glutamate--tRNA ligase, with translation MKSGKEIEEIVHKYTLKNAIEHDGKARSGTVLGKILSEKPELKKNIKQIRELVEKITSDLNKLSVTQQRKILEGKWPELLYEEKKVEEKKLPPLPNTDKYNKIVTRFSPNPDCVLHLGSIRALILSHDYARIYNGKFLLRFEDTDPRLKKSVLEFYDLIKDDIEWLGCKWDEEYIQSDRIPIYYEYAKKIIDIGGAYVCTCESSDFKQKILNKKPCNCRERQSSEHTKGWQKMLEGHYEEGEAIVRIKTELDHPNPAVRDWPALRIIDTTKYPHPRVGSKYNIWPLYNFACGIDDHLLKITHIIRGKEHFTNMVRQKYLYKYFGWEYPEAIHYGRLKIPNATLSKSLIMKDLEEGVIQDFSDPRVATLIAMKRRGINPETFHKIVIDIGPRPVDVTLSWENIYAINRKLVDQVANRYFFIADPIQLCIKGVLKNISSRIPLHPDHLERGYREFEVQSEKKIARLYISKGDIDLLKEKNIIRLMELFNFQVDRINDNLVEATFKGTSYTDVKKARIPIIHWLPDKGNIDTEVVMPNAKVFKGLAESSFKNEKIENIVQLMRFGFGRIDSFDNRLLRIYFSHS, from the coding sequence ATGAAATCTGGAAAAGAAATTGAAGAGATCGTCCATAAATATACATTGAAAAATGCAATAGAGCATGATGGTAAAGCAAGATCCGGTACTGTTCTCGGTAAAATTTTAAGTGAAAAACCTGAATTAAAAAAGAATATAAAGCAAATTAGAGAATTAGTTGAAAAAATCACTAGTGATTTAAATAAATTATCTGTTACCCAGCAAAGAAAAATTTTGGAAGGGAAATGGCCAGAACTCCTTTATGAAGAAAAAAAAGTAGAAGAAAAAAAACTGCCCCCTCTCCCCAATACAGATAAATACAATAAGATTGTGACCAGGTTTTCTCCGAATCCCGATTGCGTACTTCATTTAGGTTCAATAAGGGCACTTATACTATCTCACGATTATGCTAGAATTTATAATGGGAAATTCTTACTTAGATTTGAGGATACTGATCCAAGATTAAAAAAATCTGTCTTAGAATTCTATGATTTAATAAAAGACGATATTGAGTGGCTTGGATGTAAATGGGATGAAGAATACATACAAAGTGATAGGATTCCGATATACTATGAGTACGCAAAAAAGATAATAGATATTGGTGGGGCTTACGTTTGTACTTGCGAATCTTCAGATTTTAAGCAGAAAATTCTTAACAAAAAACCCTGTAATTGTAGAGAGAGGCAATCCTCTGAGCATACCAAAGGATGGCAAAAAATGCTAGAAGGGCATTACGAAGAAGGAGAAGCCATAGTTAGAATAAAAACTGAACTTGATCATCCCAATCCAGCTGTGAGAGATTGGCCTGCCCTTCGTATAATTGACACCACAAAATATCCGCATCCAAGAGTCGGAAGTAAATACAATATCTGGCCTTTGTATAACTTTGCTTGCGGCATAGATGATCATTTACTAAAAATAACCCACATCATACGTGGAAAAGAGCACTTTACAAATATGGTAAGACAGAAATATTTGTACAAATATTTTGGATGGGAATACCCAGAAGCGATCCATTATGGAAGATTAAAAATCCCAAATGCAACTCTTAGCAAATCACTAATTATGAAGGATCTAGAGGAAGGAGTGATACAGGATTTCAGTGATCCTAGAGTAGCAACATTGATTGCTATGAAGAGAAGGGGAATAAATCCCGAGACTTTTCATAAAATTGTTATAGATATTGGACCCAGGCCAGTAGATGTTACTTTAAGCTGGGAGAATATTTATGCAATAAATCGGAAATTAGTTGATCAAGTAGCAAATAGATATTTTTTCATTGCGGATCCAATTCAACTTTGTATTAAAGGGGTCTTGAAAAATATCTCATCAAGAATCCCGCTCCATCCAGATCATTTAGAAAGAGGATATAGAGAATTTGAAGTCCAATCAGAAAAAAAAATCGCAAGGCTATACATCTCAAAAGGAGACATAGATTTACTCAAGGAAAAAAACATTATCAGATTAATGGAATTATTCAATTTTCAGGTTGATAGAATTAATGATAATTTAGTGGAAGCCACTTTCAAAGGAACTTCTTATACTGATGTGAAAAAAGCTAGAATTCCTATAATTCATTGGCTTCCAGACAAGGGAAATATTGACACTGAAGTTGTAATGCCAAATGCAAAAGTGTTCAAAGGATTAGCTGAATCAAGTTTTAAGAATGAGAAGATTGAGAATATCGTGCAATTGATGAGATTTGGATTTGGTAGAATCGACAGCTTCGATAACAGACTTTTAAGAATTTATTTTTCTCATTCCTAG